The Fusobacterium necrophorum subsp. necrophorum genome has a window encoding:
- a CDS encoding ATP-binding cassette domain-containing protein, whose product MKILTIQQLGKQYQKKEWALHNIHLEIQEGEFLVLVGPSGCGKSTLLRLIAGLEESTEGEILFHSENKDIAMVFQNYTLYPHMTVYENMAFPLKMKSWTSREIQNKIAEIADTLEIRNLLQRKPNELSGGQKQRVALGRAMVREANIFLFDEALANLDANLRSQMRYELLSLQKKIKKTFIYVTHDQIEAMTMADRIVVMKEGQIEQIGSPKEIYLNPQTGFVARFLGNPAMNFLVREEYILGIRPEDILITEEKKKESFLFLVEFSEFLGTHSYLHGIVENTPFLIEIPIQAEYKKGETLFLDFPLTKRYYFDITTERRIPLSRIQQSKESD is encoded by the coding sequence ATGAAAATTTTAACAATACAACAACTTGGAAAACAATATCAAAAAAAAGAGTGGGCTCTCCATAATATCCATTTGGAGATACAGGAGGGGGAATTTTTAGTTTTGGTAGGTCCCTCCGGTTGTGGAAAATCTACTTTGTTGCGTTTGATTGCAGGTTTAGAAGAAAGCACGGAGGGAGAAATTCTCTTTCATTCCGAGAACAAAGACATCGCCATGGTTTTTCAAAATTATACTCTCTATCCTCATATGACAGTCTATGAAAATATGGCTTTTCCTTTAAAAATGAAGTCTTGGACTTCCCGAGAAATTCAAAATAAAATTGCAGAAATTGCCGATACTTTGGAAATTCGAAACTTACTTCAAAGAAAGCCGAATGAACTTTCCGGGGGACAGAAACAAAGAGTAGCTCTCGGAAGAGCAATGGTGCGAGAAGCGAATATTTTTTTATTTGATGAAGCTTTGGCAAATCTCGATGCCAATTTAAGAAGTCAAATGCGTTATGAATTGCTGTCCCTGCAAAAAAAAATCAAAAAGACTTTTATTTATGTTACCCACGATCAAATCGAAGCCATGACGATGGCAGATAGAATTGTAGTAATGAAAGAAGGACAAATTGAACAAATTGGCAGTCCGAAAGAAATATATTTGAATCCCCAAACCGGCTTTGTCGCTCGTTTTCTGGGAAACCCCGCTATGAATTTTCTCGTTCGGGAAGAATATATCTTGGGAATTCGTCCCGAAGACATCCTCATCACAGAAGAAAAAAAGAAAGAATCTTTTCTTTTTTTAGTAGAATTTTCAGAATTTTTAGGAACACACTCCTATTTACATGGTATTGTGGAAAATACTCCCTTCCTTATCGAAATTCCTATTCAAGCGGAATATAAAAAAGGGGAAACTCTATTTTTGGACTTTCCCCTTACAAAACGCTATTACTTTGATATCACGACAGAACGAAGAATCCCACTGTCCCGGATACAACAATCAAAAGAATCGGATTGA
- a CDS encoding chromate transporter, whose product MIYIHLFLVFLKIGLFSFGGGYAVLSLIQQEVIEKYQWVTLSEFTEIVAVSQVTPGPIGINSATFIGYKVTGSVFGSLCSTTGVVLPSILILVGISLCLQRFQDSLIVKRIFLSLRPVVMGLVLGAGFSLLHPENFTHPMTYIVFVAVVLSGILTKINPILLIVVSGTVGFFVLS is encoded by the coding sequence ATGATTTATATACATCTTTTTTTGGTATTCTTAAAAATTGGACTGTTTAGTTTTGGTGGAGGTTATGCTGTCCTAAGTTTGATACAACAGGAAGTGATTGAAAAATACCAATGGGTCACCCTTTCTGAATTTACAGAAATTGTTGCAGTATCTCAGGTGACACCGGGACCGATAGGGATTAACTCCGCCACTTTTATAGGCTACAAGGTAACGGGAAGTGTTTTTGGTTCTCTTTGTTCTACGACGGGAGTCGTTCTTCCTTCCATTCTTATTTTAGTCGGGATTTCCTTGTGCCTACAAAGATTTCAGGATTCTTTGATTGTCAAGAGAATTTTTCTTTCTTTGAGACCGGTTGTGATGGGCTTGGTCTTGGGAGCCGGATTCTCTTTGTTACATCCGGAAAATTTCACTCATCCCATGACTTATATTGTATTTGTTGCTGTTGTACTTTCCGGAATTTTGACAAAAATCAATCCGATTCTTTTGATTGTTGTATCCGGGACAGTGGGATTCTTCGTTCTGTCGTGA
- a CDS encoding chromate transporter has product MKKEVELFWAFFKIGAFTLGGGYAMIPLMQDEIVSKKKWLTDEEFLDALAIAQSSPGVLAVNTSIMTGYRISGALGIAAAVLGAVLPSFLIILCLSTVIIQYREAKLFQQIFFGVKPATVGLIFIAVYKLCRSTKLKWKQYWIPLLVAVLIGTNTISPIWIIIFTMIIGNLYYAWRDKK; this is encoded by the coding sequence ATGAAGAAAGAGGTCGAATTATTTTGGGCGTTTTTTAAGATTGGAGCTTTTACCTTAGGTGGAGGATACGCAATGATCCCCCTGATGCAAGATGAAATTGTGAGCAAGAAAAAATGGTTGACAGATGAAGAGTTTTTAGATGCTCTTGCCATTGCTCAATCCAGTCCGGGTGTGTTGGCGGTAAATACCTCCATTATGACAGGATATCGAATTTCAGGTGCTTTAGGAATTGCGGCAGCTGTCTTAGGAGCTGTCCTGCCCTCTTTTTTGATTATATTATGCTTAAGTACGGTTATCATTCAATATCGAGAAGCAAAATTATTTCAACAGATTTTTTTTGGAGTAAAACCTGCTACGGTTGGATTGATTTTTATTGCTGTATATAAATTATGCAGATCGACAAAATTAAAGTGGAAACAATATTGGATTCCTTTACTTGTAGCCGTTTTAATTGGAACAAACACCATCTCTCCTATTTGGATTATCATTTTTACGATGATTATAGGAAATCTATACTATGCTTGGAGGGATAAAAAATGA
- the coaBC gene encoding bifunctional phosphopantothenoylcysteine decarboxylase/phosphopantothenate--cysteine ligase CoaBC encodes MKKILLGVTGGIAAYKAANFTSLLKKKGYEVKVIMTENATKIITPLTLETLSKNVVYVDMWHEKSHYEVEHISLAHWADVVVVLPATYNIVGKIANGIADDMLSTVIAATNKPVFFALAMNVQMYENPILYENIQKLKKYHYHFIEAAEGMLACEDIGKGKLEKEEEVIWEIEAYFLSRQLAGKLEDKKVLITGGPTEEAIDPIRYISNRSSGKMAYALAKAAVAGGAKVSLISGPTKLQKPRRLEEFVSVRGAREMYQEVEKRFEYCDIFVSCSAVADYRPKEYSPIKIKKKEGDLRINLERNPDILLEMGKRKSHQMLIGFAAETNDIEENANRKLEKKNLDCIVANDSKTMNQEKNTVSILKKGGNKVEIQEKAKEELAYDIWKNIL; translated from the coding sequence ATGAAAAAAATTTTATTGGGGGTTACAGGAGGAATTGCCGCTTATAAAGCTGCCAATTTCACTTCCCTACTGAAAAAAAAAGGCTATGAAGTCAAGGTGATTATGACGGAAAATGCAACAAAAATTATTACCCCTTTGACTTTGGAAACCTTATCTAAAAATGTAGTGTATGTGGATATGTGGCATGAAAAATCTCATTATGAGGTAGAGCATATTTCCTTAGCTCATTGGGCGGACGTGGTGGTAGTGTTACCGGCAACTTATAATATCGTGGGAAAGATTGCCAATGGAATTGCAGATGATATGTTATCGACTGTCATAGCCGCAACCAATAAACCGGTCTTTTTTGCCTTGGCGATGAATGTTCAAATGTATGAAAATCCGATTTTATATGAAAATATTCAAAAATTAAAAAAATATCATTATCATTTTATTGAAGCGGCAGAGGGAATGTTGGCTTGTGAGGATATAGGAAAGGGAAAGTTGGAAAAGGAAGAAGAGGTCATTTGGGAGATAGAAGCTTATTTTCTGTCCAGACAGTTGGCGGGAAAATTGGAAGATAAAAAAGTTTTGATTACGGGAGGTCCTACCGAAGAAGCGATAGATCCCATTCGTTATATTTCCAATCGTTCCAGTGGAAAAATGGCATATGCTTTGGCAAAAGCCGCAGTGGCGGGAGGAGCAAAAGTATCTTTGATTTCCGGACCGACAAAGCTACAAAAGCCAAGAAGATTAGAGGAATTTGTCTCTGTACGAGGAGCAAGAGAGATGTATCAGGAAGTGGAGAAACGTTTTGAGTACTGTGATATTTTTGTTTCCTGTTCCGCAGTTGCAGATTACAGACCGAAAGAATACTCTCCTATTAAGATTAAGAAAAAAGAAGGAGATTTAAGAATCAACTTGGAAAGAAACCCTGATATTTTATTGGAAATGGGAAAAAGAAAATCACATCAAATGTTAATCGGCTTTGCAGCCGAAACCAATGATATTGAAGAAAATGCAAATCGGAAATTGGAGAAGAAGAATTTAGATTGTATTGTTGCAAATGACTCGAAAACAATGAATCAAGAGAAAAATACGGTCAGTATTTTGAAAAAAGGAGGAAACAAAGTAGAAATCCAAGAGAAAGCCAAAGAAGAATTGGCTTACGATATTTGGAAGAATATTTTATAA